Proteins encoded in a region of the Marinobacter arenosus genome:
- a CDS encoding NAD(P)/FAD-dependent oxidoreductase, which produces MTRNRERTLVICGHGMVAQRFLEELVARPLATRLNIIVFNGESRPAYNRIQLSALLSGDADEGSLTLKPGDWFSRHGIRVHCGESVSAIDRQSQTVTTTTGRIQRYDRLVIATGSRPGRLGLPGEDLPGVTQFRDFDDTCHLIEQSRTRKRAVVVGGGFLGLEAAAGLLRRGVAVTVLHRSSHLLNRQLDPTGGNLLADALRAKGMEILTSTSPVQFLGRDGVRAVQLSDQTVLSTDLVVVATGIVPNRELAQAAGLDCGRGIRVDRQLRTSDPRIHALGECCELDDETFGLVEPGYQQARVLAEVLADDASSASYRRSVIATRLKISDVPVFSCGLQAPDDSTESLVWQDFETGGYSHLIIRDNRLVGAILVGDTSQGPWYQELIADNANIARFRAQLPFGRQFCEAAA; this is translated from the coding sequence TGGTGGCCCGGCCCCTTGCGACTCGTCTGAACATTATTGTCTTCAACGGCGAATCCCGGCCGGCCTACAACCGGATCCAGCTATCGGCCCTGCTCAGTGGCGATGCCGACGAAGGCAGCCTGACGCTCAAGCCCGGGGACTGGTTTTCGCGCCATGGCATTCGCGTGCATTGCGGTGAATCGGTCAGCGCCATTGATCGCCAGAGCCAGACCGTGACCACCACCACCGGACGTATCCAACGATACGACCGCCTGGTCATTGCCACCGGCTCCCGGCCAGGCCGACTGGGCCTTCCCGGCGAAGACCTGCCCGGCGTGACGCAATTCCGGGATTTCGACGACACCTGCCACCTGATCGAGCAGAGCCGGACCCGCAAACGGGCGGTCGTGGTGGGCGGCGGCTTCCTCGGTCTCGAAGCCGCCGCCGGCCTGCTGCGTCGGGGCGTCGCAGTGACGGTCCTGCACCGCAGCAGCCACCTGCTGAACCGGCAACTTGACCCCACCGGAGGCAACCTGCTGGCGGACGCCCTGAGGGCCAAAGGCATGGAGATTCTTACGTCAACCTCACCGGTCCAGTTCCTGGGCCGGGACGGTGTGCGCGCGGTTCAATTGAGTGATCAGACCGTCCTCAGCACCGACCTCGTCGTTGTCGCCACCGGCATTGTGCCGAACCGGGAACTGGCGCAGGCGGCTGGCCTCGATTGTGGGCGGGGAATCCGGGTGGACCGGCAACTGCGCACCAGCGATCCCCGCATCCATGCGCTCGGCGAATGTTGCGAACTGGACGACGAAACCTTCGGACTGGTGGAACCGGGCTATCAGCAGGCCCGGGTGCTGGCTGAGGTACTGGCGGACGACGCCAGCTCCGCCAGCTATCGCCGTTCGGTGATCGCCACCCGGCTCAAGATCAGCGACGTTCCGGTCTTTTCCTGCGGCCTGCAGGCCCCGGACGACAGCACCGAATCCCTGGTCTGGCAGGACTTCGAAACCGGCGGTTACAGCCACCTGATCATTCGCGACAACCGCCTTGTCGGCGCGATTCTGGTTGGCGACACCAGCCAGGGCCCCTGGTATCAGGAGCTGATCGCTGACAACGCCAACATTGCCCGGTTCCGGGCCCAGCTGCCGTTTGGCAGGCAATTTTGCGAGGCGGCGGCCTGA